The Megalops cyprinoides isolate fMegCyp1 chromosome 19, fMegCyp1.pri, whole genome shotgun sequence genome has a window encoding:
- the LOC118793957 gene encoding uncharacterized protein LOC118793957: protein MESLNTQAPTPGLRAFPRYDDSLPSPQANPARPPTRPLKPKPGMSCRRKREFISDEKKDASYWEKRRKNNEAAKRSREKRRLNDMVLENRVIALNDENVRLKAELLQLKLRFGLISTASYVEKSQQIGAGSSTSPTSGHYFSSGYSSSSQLMMNSDSSEAEQSSQVEGHTPLAKYSPRGSLSDMSDGSSCDSPEPAGYKVKCEGAALDTSMLEMDVGSVGVVQTVCGVRHSPSSVHCHAQGVEPVAEYRQQQHTCGAVPSPVPPPASPQRGVILYRSSSSSCPAEHQRPQGWQQPVLARLAESESSETLVEVTKQLQRKTLDSPPYGQPSGSGDMGEGQLYGGHHQRDGDPQSHCGYLGPGGQEAAAAPDLLSHSYEKGTGCPYHPYLSPRDEEPPVLTYEGGPRAKGYYREHLTSSKDTSSSDGDPRSSDKDASTDDESPSSSCSEMGGYPQNLSVTCQVESLQALPACTTSNCHGQVEWRGTALPHKLRLKHRALSHGGTGAQHDMPPAAASTPLALPQHPYLALMHVTQQGGSGDGHRGWDSWTPMGFSEQGEEGREDFGRKDSGGQNGRSKRRD, encoded by the coding sequence ATGGAAAGCCTGAACACACAAGCCCCGACGCCTGGTCTGAGGGCCTTCCCCAGGTACGATGACAGTCTGCCCTCGCCCCAGGCCAACCCTGCCCGTCCCCCCACCCGCCCACTCAAGCCCAAGCCCGGCATGAGCTGCCGTCGCAAGCGTGAGTTCATCTCTGATGAGAAGAAGGATGCCTCCTACTGGGAGAAGCGTCGTAAGAACAATGAAGCAGCCAAGCGCTCACGGGAGAAGCGGCGGCTTAACGACATGGTGCTGGAGAACCGCGTGATTGCACTGAATGACGAGAATGTGCGGCTGAAGgcagagctgctgcagctgaagttGCGCTTCGGGCTCATCAGCACCGCCTCCTATGTGGAGAAGAGCCAGCAGATAGGGGCCGGGAGCAGTACCAGCCCCACCTCCGGCCACTACTTCTCTAGTGGCTACTCCAGCAGCTCCCAGTTGATGATGAACTCAGACTCCTCTGAGGCAGAGCAGTCCAGCCAGGTAGAAGGCCACACCCCCCTGGCCAAGTACTCCCCGCGTGGTTCCCTGTCAGATATGTCTGATGGCTCCTCTTGTGACAGCCCTGAGCCGGCTGGCTACAAGGTGAAGTGCGAGGGTGCAGCACTGGACACGAGCATGCTGGAGATGGATGTCGGCAGTGTTGGGGTGGTGCAGACGGTGTGCGGCGTCCGCCACAGCCCCAGCTCTGTCCATTGTCACGCCCAGGGGGTGGAGCCTGTAGCAGAGTatcggcagcagcagcacacctGCGGGGCTGTCCCAAGCCCTGTTCCACCTCCAGCTAGCCCCCAGAGGGGCGTCATCCTGTAtcgctccagcagcagctcctgcccCGCAGAGCACCAGAGGCCACAGGGTTGGCAGCAGCCAGTGTTGGCACGGCTGGCTGAGTCTGAGAGCTCTGAGACTCTGGTGGAAGTGACGaagcagctgcagaggaagaCCTTAGACTCCCCGCCCTATGGCCAGCCCAGTGGCAGTGGGGATATGGGAGAGGGTCAGCTCTATGGAGGCCACCATCAGCGGGATGGCGATCCACAGAGCCACTGTGGTTACCTGGGCCCAGGAGGGCAGGAGGCTGCAGCGGCCCCAGATCTGCTGTCCCACAGCTACGAGAAGGGCACGGGCTGCCCCTACCACCCCTACCTCAGCCCCCGGGACGAGGAGCCACCGGTGCTCACCTATGAGGGTGGCCCTCGGGCCAAGGGCTACTATCGTGAGCACTTGACTTCAAGCAAGGACACCTCCTCCAGCGATGGCGACCCCCGCAGTTCTGACAAGGACGCCTCGACAGATGACGAGTCCCCATCTTCCTCTTGCTCTGAGATGGGCGGCTACCCCCAAAACCTGTCCGTCACATGCCAGGTGGAATCCCTGCAAGCCCTGCCAGCATGCACCACCTCCAACTGCCATGGGCAGGTGGAGTGGAGAGGCACCGCCCTGCCGCACAAGCTGAGGCTCAAACACAGAGCGCTCAGTCATGGGGGGACAGGGGCCCAGCATGACATGCCTCCCGCTGCAGCATCTACACCCCTTGCCTTGCCCCAGCACCCCTACCTGGCCCTCATGCACGTCACCCAGCAAGGGGGCAGCGGTGACGGCCACAGGGGGTGGGACAGCTGGACGCCCATGGGGTTCAGCGAGCAAGgggaggaaggcagagaggaTTTTGGGAGAAAAGACAGCGGTGGTCAGAACGGTCGGAGTAAGAGAAGAGACTGA